A genomic region of Persephonella marina EX-H1 contains the following coding sequences:
- the ruvX gene encoding Holliday junction resolvase RuvX, whose translation MKGKRTLALDVGTKRIGVAYSDPLGISTNPLPYIDNDEHAFEKIRDVVREYDIGTVVIGLPLTLKGKEGTQAKLTKEFAQKLKGYLPEDVEIEFVDERFTTSLAEKQLKETGKRSKKREKIDSLSAVYILKTYLEKKQYMNG comes from the coding sequence TTGAAGGGAAAAAGAACACTCGCTTTAGATGTTGGAACTAAAAGAATAGGGGTCGCTTACAGCGATCCCCTTGGTATATCAACAAATCCACTTCCATATATAGATAATGATGAGCATGCCTTTGAGAAGATAAGGGATGTTGTGAGAGAGTACGATATAGGAACTGTTGTTATAGGGCTACCTTTAACACTTAAAGGTAAAGAGGGAACACAGGCTAAGCTGACCAAAGAGTTTGCACAGAAGCTGAAAGGCTATCTACCTGAGGATGTTGAGATAGAGTTTGTTGATGAGAGGTTCACAACATCGCTTGCTGAGAAACAGCTTAAAGAGACAGGTAAAAGATCAAAAAAGAGGGAAAAGATAGACAGTCTCTCTGCTGTTTATATACTTAAAACATACCTTGAAAAGAAGCAGTACATGAATGGTTAG
- the lptA gene encoding lipopolysaccharide transport periplasmic protein LptA has translation MVRLILIFFMLFSFAYPQEEKKEEPILIEADELVYNKNENTAVYKGNVTVKKGNLTINAEKMIIYLSEEGDISRIYAEGDVRFKKGNRSGSSKKAEYIKDKDIIVLIDKAKLIQEKNIIEGDEIIYHLDTEVAEVKGKDNKVRTVIFPDKIKEKEK, from the coding sequence ATGGTGAGACTAATCCTTATATTTTTTATGTTATTCAGCTTCGCTTATCCACAGGAAGAGAAAAAGGAAGAACCGATACTTATAGAAGCAGATGAGCTTGTATATAATAAAAATGAAAATACAGCTGTTTATAAGGGAAATGTAACTGTAAAAAAGGGAAACCTTACAATAAATGCCGAAAAGATGATAATCTATTTAAGTGAAGAAGGTGATATATCAAGGATATATGCAGAGGGTGATGTTAGATTCAAAAAGGGGAACAGATCAGGAAGCAGTAAAAAGGCTGAGTATATTAAAGATAAAGATATTATAGTTCTGATTGACAAAGCAAAACTGATCCAGGAAAAGAATATAATTGAAGGGGACGAGATCATATACCATTTAGATACTGAAGTTGCAGAAGTTAAAGGAAAGGACAACAAGGTAAGAACTGTTATATTTCCAGACAAGATAAAAGAAAAGGAAAAATAA
- the lptC gene encoding LPS export ABC transporter periplasmic protein LptC, translating into MKRHIISLSIIFLTAVFILNEINRYILEEKLSNIKYSDAQINDFLLIGKNGDSFLLRGERLTEKRDRILIDIFDLDYIKEKEKFKIKAEKGIYFKNKNVLKLIKNVNIQTDRFVMKTPQLYIFTKERVAKNNSDVHLYSDRMVTTGKGVFIDLKNERMIIKNARTVFRGI; encoded by the coding sequence GTGAAAAGGCATATAATATCACTCTCCATCATATTTCTTACAGCTGTTTTCATCCTTAACGAGATAAACAGATACATACTTGAGGAGAAGCTGTCAAATATAAAATACTCAGATGCACAGATAAACGATTTTCTGCTAATAGGTAAAAATGGAGACAGCTTTTTACTGAGAGGGGAAAGGCTGACAGAAAAAAGGGACAGAATACTTATAGACATATTTGATCTGGATTATATAAAGGAGAAAGAAAAGTTCAAGATAAAGGCTGAAAAAGGGATATACTTTAAGAATAAAAATGTTCTAAAACTTATAAAGAATGTTAATATCCAGACAGACAGGTTTGTAATGAAAACACCACAGCTTTATATATTCACAAAGGAGAGGGTGGCAAAAAACAACAGTGATGTTCACCTTTACTCCGATAGGATGGTAACAACAGGAAAAGGGGTTTTTATTGATCTGAAAAATGAGAGAATGATAATAAAAAATGCAAGAACGGTGTTCAGAGGTATATAG
- a CDS encoding ExeA family protein encodes MTYLEFYGLREDPFKITPDYKYFYPSHSHRLADELLNYVIKHGEGFCVIIGEPGTGKTTVIRKFIASLSDNIIYAFVLTPNLSPEEFLNVVLDDLGLEINTTSKNELIKKFRDFLEKKVSEGKKVLIIVDEAQNLPVETLEELRLLSNLETENEKLVQIILLGQPELDKKLKLPQLRQLNQRITNKVYLRHLTLDETEKYIKHRLMIAGGGNVRFTENAVTKIHKYSKGIPRIVNILASRSLMSAFMTGSFLIKPENVEAAKETLNPDFLIEDRFGFLSKEKIIISLLVLLNLTGIAYIIYRIFFQ; translated from the coding sequence ATGACATACCTTGAGTTTTATGGGCTTAGGGAAGATCCTTTTAAGATAACACCTGATTATAAGTATTTTTATCCATCCCACTCACACAGACTTGCAGATGAACTTCTGAACTACGTTATAAAGCATGGTGAAGGTTTCTGCGTAATAATAGGTGAACCTGGAACAGGGAAGACAACTGTAATAAGAAAGTTTATAGCGTCCCTTTCAGACAACATTATATACGCATTTGTTCTTACACCGAATCTTTCACCTGAGGAGTTTTTAAATGTTGTCCTTGATGATCTAGGACTTGAGATAAACACAACATCAAAGAATGAGCTTATAAAAAAGTTCAGAGATTTCCTTGAGAAGAAGGTGTCTGAAGGGAAAAAAGTTCTAATAATAGTTGATGAGGCACAGAACTTACCTGTTGAGACACTTGAGGAGCTGAGACTCCTTTCAAACCTTGAGACGGAGAATGAAAAACTCGTCCAGATAATCCTTCTCGGTCAGCCTGAGCTTGATAAAAAACTTAAACTTCCACAGCTCAGACAGTTGAACCAGAGAATAACAAACAAGGTATATCTCAGACATCTAACACTGGATGAGACGGAGAAGTATATAAAACACAGGCTTATGATAGCAGGTGGTGGGAATGTAAGATTTACAGAAAACGCTGTAACAAAGATACATAAATACTCAAAAGGAATACCAAGGATAGTAAATATACTGGCTTCAAGATCATTAATGTCTGCATTCATGACAGGATCATTCTTAATAAAACCTGAGAATGTTGAGGCTGCGAAGGAGACACTAAATCCGGACTTTTTGATAGAGGACAGATTTGGATTTTTATCAAAGGAAAAGATTATAATATCTTTACTTGTTTTACTGAACCTGACAGGTATTGCATACATAATATACAGAATATTCTTTCAGTGA
- the aroA gene encoding 3-phosphoshikimate 1-carboxyvinyltransferase: protein MEKEISKVSRIKGELRVPSDKSISHRSIILTSLADGVSVVKNFLKAGDTLTTLNVYRKLGVSIIEEKGVLKIKGVNLKGFKEPEDILDMGNSGTTTRLTLGLLSGQEFFSALTGDDSLRQRPMGRVADPLRSMGAKIDGRQDGKLLPLSVRGSSLKGIQFYNKRSSAQVKSALLIAGLLAEGKTKVTEPYISRDHTEKMLDAMGADIHIERDDEYSVTISGSKKLEGIEIDVPADPSSAAFFAAAAVLIPDSELLLKDVLINPTRDGFFRKLKEMGGDIRYTNIREKAKEPVADIYVRYSPDLKGIRIKKEDVPSMVDEIPLLSIVATQAEGETIITGAEELRVKESDRIKAVVENLKNLGIDVEELPDGMVIKGKQKVKGGVVDSYKDHRIAMGFSILGLISEEGIKIKDADSVFISYPEFYEHLERIISN from the coding sequence ATGGAGAAGGAGATATCTAAGGTAAGTAGAATAAAAGGGGAACTTAGAGTTCCTTCAGATAAATCAATATCCCACAGATCAATAATACTTACATCTCTTGCAGATGGTGTCTCAGTTGTGAAGAACTTTCTTAAAGCAGGAGATACATTAACAACATTAAATGTCTACAGGAAGTTGGGAGTTTCTATTATTGAGGAAAAAGGCGTTCTCAAGATAAAAGGTGTTAATCTTAAAGGCTTTAAAGAGCCTGAGGACATACTGGATATGGGAAACTCAGGGACAACAACAAGGCTGACACTTGGACTTCTATCAGGTCAGGAGTTCTTCTCCGCTCTAACAGGTGATGACAGTCTTAGACAGAGACCTATGGGAAGGGTGGCAGATCCTTTAAGAAGTATGGGTGCAAAGATAGATGGGAGACAGGACGGAAAACTTCTACCTCTATCTGTTAGAGGATCATCACTTAAAGGGATACAGTTTTACAACAAAAGATCAAGTGCACAGGTAAAATCTGCACTTCTTATTGCAGGACTTTTAGCAGAAGGGAAAACAAAAGTTACAGAGCCATACATATCAAGGGATCACACTGAAAAGATGCTTGATGCTATGGGGGCTGATATACATATAGAAAGGGACGATGAGTACTCAGTGACTATCTCAGGATCAAAAAAACTTGAAGGTATAGAGATTGATGTTCCAGCTGATCCATCTTCTGCAGCATTTTTTGCAGCTGCTGCTGTTCTAATACCTGACTCTGAGCTTTTACTTAAGGATGTTCTCATAAATCCAACAAGGGATGGATTTTTCAGAAAGCTTAAAGAGATGGGAGGAGATATCCGGTACACAAATATAAGGGAGAAGGCAAAGGAGCCTGTTGCGGATATCTATGTAAGATACTCACCCGACCTTAAAGGAATAAGGATAAAAAAGGAAGATGTTCCATCAATGGTTGATGAGATACCTCTCCTGAGTATAGTAGCAACACAGGCTGAAGGAGAGACGATAATAACAGGTGCTGAAGAGCTGAGGGTAAAAGAGAGCGACAGAATAAAGGCTGTTGTTGAAAACCTTAAAAATTTAGGTATAGATGTTGAGGAGCTACCTGACGGAATGGTGATAAAAGGAAAGCAGAAGGTAAAAGGCGGCGTTGTTGACAGCTATAAAGACCACAGAATAGCTATGGGATTTTCAATATTAGGTCTTATATCTGAGGAAGGGATAAAGATAAAAGATGCCGACTCTGTATTTATATCCTATCCAGAGTTTTACGAACATCTTGAAAGGATAATATCAAACTGA
- a CDS encoding LptF/LptG family permease, whose protein sequence is MKILYRYITKNILKNFLVLIAVFSIVIVSSQLLHLPSVMYHADITNFFKLLFLMNLSFLKFQLLFAFFLSTALLGFNMRENREIYAVYSAGITKGQLIKPLVVISLIIFTVSLIVSMFVVPYANRERAKFITLNIKRYFLDAVQEKNFFQLSDNVTIYTEKKEGNRFENVFIYNRERGQTISAKEAFFDTTTFFLKKGYIQIPDEKGFNILRFESYRFNIDVEYLKKYSIEDYRNKDLLMIIKKSKKDKNRALSVLTDRILFPFPFLFIGVLGFMVGIKTQKGKDSVIATTVLISIVYLVLNFYFIKLIGKGKIDPSVYAFVLLAYFSSITYYFYRK, encoded by the coding sequence ATGAAGATACTCTACAGATACATAACTAAAAATATACTAAAGAACTTTCTGGTGCTTATAGCTGTATTTTCCATAGTTATTGTGTCCTCACAGCTTCTTCATCTTCCTTCAGTTATGTACCATGCCGATATAACAAACTTCTTCAAACTTCTCTTTCTTATGAACCTGTCTTTTTTAAAGTTTCAGCTTTTATTTGCCTTCTTCCTTTCAACAGCTCTCCTTGGTTTCAATATGAGGGAAAACAGGGAGATATATGCGGTTTACTCAGCAGGTATAACTAAAGGTCAGCTGATAAAACCTCTAGTTGTTATCTCACTGATCATCTTTACAGTATCTCTGATTGTAAGTATGTTTGTGGTACCTTATGCAAACAGGGAAAGGGCAAAATTTATAACACTGAATATAAAAAGATACTTCCTTGATGCTGTTCAGGAAAAGAACTTCTTTCAGCTTTCAGACAATGTTACGATTTATACAGAGAAGAAGGAAGGGAACAGATTTGAGAACGTTTTTATATATAACAGGGAAAGGGGACAGACAATATCTGCAAAGGAAGCCTTTTTTGATACAACAACATTCTTTCTGAAGAAGGGCTATATACAGATACCTGATGAAAAGGGTTTTAATATTTTAAGATTTGAAAGTTACAGATTTAATATAGATGTTGAGTACCTAAAAAAGTACTCTATAGAGGATTACAGAAATAAAGATCTTCTGATGATAATTAAGAAAAGTAAAAAGGATAAGAATAGAGCCCTTTCTGTCTTAACTGACAGGATTCTTTTCCCTTTTCCATTTCTTTTTATTGGTGTTTTAGGTTTTATGGTAGGAATAAAAACCCAGAAAGGTAAGGACAGCGTTATAGCAACAACAGTTCTTATATCTATAGTTTATCTTGTTTTGAACTTCTACTTTATAAAGCTTATAGGGAAAGGTAAGATTGATCCGTCTGTTTACGCTTTTGTCCTTTTAGCCTATTTCTCATCAATCACTTACTATTTCTACAGAAAGTGA
- a CDS encoding YgaP family membrane protein gives MAFWDAVVRVLIGIILIFLGIEKGGAWVIGEVVGFVLILTAITTFCPLYTLAGVSSKGEDLKEA, from the coding sequence ATGGCTTTTTGGGATGCTGTTGTCAGGGTTTTAATTGGGATAATTCTTATCTTCCTCGGTATTGAGAAAGGTGGTGCATGGGTGATAGGTGAGGTTGTTGGTTTTGTTCTTATACTCACAGCTATCACAACATTCTGCCCACTTTACACACTTGCAGGTGTGAGTTCTAAAGGAGAAGACCTGAAAGAAGCTTGA
- a CDS encoding NADP-dependent isocitrate dehydrogenase, which produces MAKATIVWTKIDEAPALATYSLLPIMRAFTKDADINIELRDISLAGRIIAQFPDILPEDKRIPDELAYMGELVWKPEANIMKLPNISASVPQLKEAIKELQEQGYPLPDYPENPQTEEEKKIKERYDRCVGSVVNPVLRQGNSDRRLAAVVKEYAKKHPHRLKEVSPHSKSHVAHMKEGDFYQHEKSVIIEKDTKIKYVFEDKNGNQTVLKEVEVGKGDVVDATYMNRKKLREYFAEVIDRAKEDDILFSLHVKATMMRVSDPVIFGDAIRVYYSKLFERHADAIEKLGWKPEFGMQELENRIESLPEEEKNAIKKTIEEIYKERPRMYMVDSDKGITNLHMPNDVIIDASVPAVIKNGLQGWGPDGETDDTVLCIPDRSYATMYKEIIEDIKARGQFDPTKIGTVQNVGLMAMKAEEYGSHDKTFFPPADGKMKVVDEDGNVLMEHCVNEGDIYRSCITKDIAIRDWIKLAVNRAKESGYPIVFWLDEYRAHDRNLIEKVKEELPKYDLSDVDWYIKAPADAMKFTLARFRNGENTIAVTGNVLRDYLTDLFPIIEVGTSARSLSIVPLIAGGGVFETGAGGSAPKHVEQFIKEGHLRWDSLGEFLAFDESLRLAYKQLKTLHEKDNPRILVIADALSKAIAKYLDNDKTPKRKVGQLDTRGSHFYLALYWAEALATQNEDKELAEKFSKVYADLKENEEKILSEIAASEGKPTDIGGWYHPDDEKAEKAMRPSETFNRIIDALLQ; this is translated from the coding sequence ATGGCAAAAGCTACTATCGTATGGACGAAAATTGATGAGGCTCCAGCCCTTGCTACATACTCACTTCTTCCAATTATGAGGGCCTTCACAAAAGATGCAGACATCAATATTGAGTTAAGAGATATCTCCCTCGCAGGAAGAATAATCGCCCAGTTTCCTGATATTCTTCCAGAAGACAAAAGAATTCCTGATGAGCTTGCCTACATGGGAGAGCTTGTGTGGAAACCAGAAGCAAACATAATGAAACTCCCGAACATCTCAGCTTCAGTTCCACAGCTTAAGGAAGCTATAAAAGAGCTTCAGGAGCAGGGATACCCTCTTCCAGATTACCCTGAAAACCCACAGACTGAGGAAGAGAAAAAGATAAAGGAGAGATACGATAGATGTGTAGGATCTGTTGTTAACCCAGTTTTAAGACAGGGTAACTCAGACAGAAGACTTGCTGCCGTTGTTAAAGAGTACGCTAAGAAGCATCCTCACAGACTCAAGGAGGTATCACCTCACTCTAAGTCTCACGTTGCACACATGAAAGAAGGTGACTTCTACCAGCATGAAAAGTCTGTGATCATAGAGAAGGATACAAAGATAAAGTATGTGTTTGAAGACAAAAATGGAAACCAGACAGTTCTTAAAGAGGTTGAGGTAGGAAAAGGTGATGTTGTTGATGCAACATACATGAACAGAAAGAAACTCAGAGAGTACTTTGCTGAGGTTATAGATAGAGCTAAAGAAGATGATATCCTCTTCTCTCTCCACGTTAAGGCTACTATGATGAGGGTTTCTGACCCAGTAATATTTGGTGACGCTATAAGAGTTTACTACTCAAAACTTTTTGAAAGACATGCTGATGCTATAGAAAAGTTAGGATGGAAACCAGAGTTTGGAATGCAGGAGCTTGAAAACAGAATTGAGTCTTTACCAGAGGAAGAGAAAAACGCAATAAAGAAAACTATAGAAGAGATCTACAAAGAAAGACCAAGAATGTACATGGTTGATTCTGACAAAGGAATCACAAACCTCCATATGCCAAACGATGTAATCATTGATGCTTCAGTTCCTGCAGTTATTAAAAACGGCCTTCAGGGATGGGGCCCTGACGGAGAAACAGATGACACAGTTCTCTGTATCCCAGACAGATCATACGCAACAATGTATAAGGAGATCATTGAAGATATAAAAGCCAGAGGCCAGTTTGACCCGACTAAAATAGGAACCGTTCAGAACGTTGGTCTTATGGCAATGAAGGCTGAGGAGTACGGCTCTCACGACAAAACATTCTTCCCACCAGCTGATGGTAAGATGAAAGTTGTTGATGAAGATGGAAATGTTCTTATGGAACACTGTGTAAATGAAGGAGATATTTACAGATCTTGTATAACAAAAGATATAGCTATAAGAGACTGGATAAAGCTAGCTGTAAACAGGGCTAAGGAAAGCGGATATCCAATCGTTTTCTGGCTTGATGAGTACAGAGCACACGACAGAAATCTTATAGAGAAAGTTAAAGAGGAGCTTCCAAAATACGATCTTTCTGATGTTGACTGGTACATAAAAGCTCCAGCTGATGCTATGAAGTTTACACTTGCAAGATTCAGAAATGGTGAGAACACAATCGCTGTTACAGGAAACGTTTTAAGGGACTATCTTACAGACCTCTTCCCAATCATAGAGGTTGGAACATCTGCAAGATCACTCTCTATAGTTCCACTTATAGCAGGTGGTGGTGTTTTTGAGACAGGTGCTGGTGGATCTGCTCCAAAACATGTTGAGCAGTTCATAAAAGAAGGTCATCTCAGATGGGATTCATTAGGTGAGTTCTTAGCCTTTGATGAATCTTTAAGACTTGCTTACAAACAGCTGAAAACACTCCATGAGAAGGACAACCCAAGAATACTGGTGATAGCTGATGCACTTTCAAAAGCTATAGCAAAATACCTTGATAACGATAAAACTCCAAAGAGAAAGGTTGGTCAGCTTGACACAAGAGGTTCCCACTTCTACCTTGCACTTTACTGGGCTGAGGCTCTTGCTACTCAGAATGAGGATAAGGAGCTTGCCGAGAAGTTCAGCAAGGTGTACGCAGATCTCAAGGAAAATGAAGAGAAGATACTCTCCGAGATCGCTGCTTCTGAAGGAAAACCAACAGATATAGGCGGATGGTACCATCCAGATGATGAAAAGGCTGAAAAAGCTATGAGACCTAGTGAAACATTCAACAGGATAATAGATGCTCTGCTACAGTAA
- the leuC gene encoding 3-isopropylmalate dehydratase large subunit produces MGMTLTEKILAEHAGRDFVEPGELVTVKVDLAIANDITAPLAIKQLEKYGIDRVHDPEKIALVMDHFFPPKDILSAQQIKISRDFAKKMGIKNYFEGQDSGVMHTILPEKGFIVPGDLVMGADSHTCTYGALGAFSTGVGSTDIAYIFATGETWLKVPETMKFTFYGKPQRWVGGKDFVLTVIGEIGVDGALYRAMEYHGEAIQALDVENRLTIANMAIEAGGKNAIMEADEKVLEWLKDKTDRPLRMLKADPDAKYCCEYEFDASKIEPVVAAPNLPSNVKPVTEVAGKPINQVFIGSCTNGRMSDLRIAAHILKGRKVHPDVRCIVIPASDRIYKQALHEGILEILADAGCLISTSTCGPCLGGHMGILAEGEVCVSTSNRNFTGRMGHPNSEVYLAGPAVAAASAVLGRIAHPDEVVGTKAEAVV; encoded by the coding sequence ATGGGTATGACTTTAACAGAAAAAATACTGGCAGAGCATGCTGGAAGAGACTTTGTAGAACCAGGTGAACTTGTAACTGTGAAGGTTGATCTTGCAATCGCAAATGATATAACAGCTCCCCTTGCAATAAAACAGCTTGAAAAATACGGGATAGACAGAGTTCACGATCCTGAAAAGATAGCACTTGTTATGGATCATTTCTTCCCACCTAAGGATATACTCTCTGCACAGCAGATAAAGATATCAAGGGATTTTGCAAAAAAGATGGGAATAAAAAACTATTTTGAAGGCCAGGACAGCGGTGTTATGCATACGATATTACCTGAAAAAGGATTCATCGTTCCCGGTGATCTTGTGATGGGTGCAGACTCACACACATGTACCTACGGAGCTTTGGGAGCTTTCTCAACAGGTGTTGGATCTACAGATATAGCATACATATTTGCTACAGGGGAGACATGGCTGAAGGTTCCTGAGACAATGAAGTTCACATTTTATGGAAAACCTCAAAGATGGGTTGGTGGAAAGGATTTTGTTCTTACAGTTATAGGTGAGATAGGTGTTGATGGTGCTTTATACAGAGCTATGGAGTACCACGGAGAGGCTATTCAGGCACTTGATGTGGAAAACAGACTTACGATAGCTAATATGGCTATTGAGGCTGGTGGTAAGAATGCTATTATGGAGGCTGATGAGAAGGTTTTAGAATGGCTTAAAGACAAAACAGACAGACCTTTAAGAATGCTGAAGGCTGATCCTGATGCAAAATACTGCTGTGAGTATGAGTTTGATGCATCAAAGATTGAGCCTGTTGTTGCAGCTCCAAACCTTCCATCAAATGTCAAACCTGTAACTGAGGTTGCTGGAAAGCCTATAAATCAGGTATTTATAGGATCGTGTACAAATGGAAGGATGTCAGATCTCAGAATTGCGGCTCACATACTGAAAGGAAGAAAGGTTCATCCCGATGTAAGATGTATCGTTATACCTGCCTCAGACAGAATATACAAACAGGCTTTACATGAGGGCATACTTGAGATACTTGCAGATGCAGGCTGTCTCATTAGCACATCAACATGTGGTCCATGTTTAGGCGGACATATGGGAATACTCGCAGAAGGTGAGGTATGCGTATCAACATCCAACAGAAACTTTACAGGAAGAATGGGCCATCCAAACAGTGAGGTATACCTTGCAGGTCCAGCAGTGGCTGCAGCTTCAGCTGTACTTGGAAGAATAGCACATCCTGATGAGGTTGTCGGGACAAAGGCTGAAGCTGTAGTTTAA
- the mltG gene encoding endolytic transglycosylase MltG, which translates to MVRLLKYTFFFISTALFLALLMYIYIIIPHPVGKEKTVFIQKGKSLKEISSILEKEGIIKDGNIFLIYSLLRNKPLKAGYYRFKGAYSVKDVWDILYEGREQIYPFTIIPGEDLFDIAEKLESEGFVKKREFLDYVLNRKNVEKSGLKGISFEGYFPPETYFLSKNSDVEYIVKAFLKEFKKKYLPFKEQFEKKGIAFYKGMIIASMVEKESPVDEEKPVIAGIIIKRLKKNMPLQIDPTVIYSLKLEGRWDGKLGGDIMRFDSPYNTYINKGLPPTPISSFSLESLKAVLNYRETDYLYYFSPDGKRHIFSKTYREHLRKLKKYR; encoded by the coding sequence ATGGTTAGGTTACTGAAGTATACCTTTTTCTTCATATCCACAGCTCTCTTTTTAGCTTTATTAATGTATATCTACATAATCATTCCACATCCTGTTGGGAAGGAAAAAACGGTCTTCATACAGAAGGGAAAGTCATTAAAGGAGATATCTTCCATACTTGAGAAAGAAGGGATTATTAAGGACGGAAATATTTTTTTAATATACAGCCTTTTAAGGAATAAGCCTTTAAAGGCCGGTTACTACAGGTTTAAAGGAGCTTACTCAGTTAAAGATGTGTGGGATATACTCTATGAGGGAAGGGAGCAGATATACCCATTTACTATAATCCCTGGAGAAGATCTTTTTGATATAGCTGAAAAACTTGAGAGTGAAGGTTTTGTGAAAAAAAGGGAATTTCTGGATTATGTCTTAAATAGAAAGAATGTGGAAAAGTCTGGTCTTAAAGGCATATCATTTGAGGGTTACTTCCCACCGGAAACCTATTTTCTCAGTAAAAACTCTGATGTAGAGTATATCGTTAAAGCATTCTTGAAGGAGTTTAAGAAAAAATATCTTCCTTTTAAGGAACAGTTTGAGAAAAAGGGGATAGCATTTTACAAAGGTATGATAATAGCTTCTATGGTTGAGAAGGAAAGCCCTGTTGATGAAGAAAAGCCTGTTATTGCCGGAATAATAATAAAAAGGCTTAAGAAAAATATGCCCCTACAGATAGACCCTACCGTTATATACAGTCTAAAACTTGAAGGGAGATGGGATGGAAAGCTCGGTGGTGATATTATGAGATTTGATTCGCCTTATAACACTTACATAAATAAGGGACTTCCACCAACTCCTATATCATCTTTCAGTCTTGAGAGTCTGAAAGCTGTTTTAAACTACAGAGAGACAGATTACCTTTACTACTTCTCACCTGACGGAAAGAGACACATTTTTTCTAAAACGTACAGAGAACACCTTAGAAAGCTGAAAAAATACAGATGA